A segment of the Lolium perenne isolate Kyuss_39 chromosome 3, Kyuss_2.0, whole genome shotgun sequence genome:
acagccgccgccgctgccgatgGCACGTCTGGGCTGCCGCGACAAGTGCGGCAACATCAGCATCCCCTACCCGTTCGGCATCGGGCCAGGATGCTTCATCGCAAACCAGTTCCAGGTTTTCTGCAACGACTCCGCTAGCCCCCCTCGCGCCTTCCTCGTCAATACCTCTGGAACATACCAGCAGAATTCCGAGTCCAGCCTCGTACCCGGCGGTGTCACCAAGTACCCTTTGGTGATCGATTGGTCGGCGAATCCTCGAGAGCCGATCGAGCTCATGGACATATCACTCGCCCGGGGTGAGGTACGGGCATACGGCGCGGTCTCCTCCTACTGCACAAAATCTTCTACCAGCCAGGTAATCAAGCTCCAACTTACAGTTGTGTCGCCCTCCAAGACCGGCAATTGGCCGTTCACGACGTCGATGGAGCGCAACGCTCTCGTCGGGATCGGCGTTAGCGTCGAAGCGAGGCTAGCAACTCACATGTACATGGACTGGCCAAGCAGTGATTCATGGCTCTACACAACCTGCACTTCAGACGCATCTGACAATTTTCGGAAACCCATAAACGGGTCGTGCACGGGGAATGGCTGCTGCCAGGTCCCATTTGCCGGAAATTCGATATTTCAAGTACCCTTATTTGCAGTGTCGTTCAAGCCCGAGAACCAAACCAGGTGGGATTCCGATAAACTCCCGTGCTTGTACGGGATGGTGGTGGAGAATGGGTTCTACAACTTCTCATCTCTGGACCTATCCGGATACGAGGTGCTATCCAAGAAGTTCCCAAGGGGCGTCCCGTTCGTCATCGATTTCGCCATCATAGCTGACGATGGGTACACCGGCAACGGGTCCTGTCCGGTGGAAGGCCGGAAGGCACCACCGGGCTATGCATGCGCCAGCAGAAACAGCTTTTGTGCCAACAACACCTACGACTCAGAACGCTATCTCTGCCACTGCAAGGAGTATTACGAGGGCAATCCCTACGTCACTAATGGATGCCAAGGTAGTACATACACAAAACTTTATACGGTTTTATCAACTAGTAGTATTCTTCAGCTAGCTATATATATATTTAACATAGCTAGCTTTACTTTCTTCTCAGACATCGATGAATGCAAGAACCCTGATTTGTATCCGTGTCATGGGAACTGCAAGAACAGGCTTGGAGGCTACGATTGCCCATGCAAGCGCGGAATGAAGGGCGACGGCAAAGCAGGAACTTGCAAAGAAATATTCCCATTAGTTGCTCAGGTCATTGTGGGTAAGTATCATGTGATTACCTAATTATTAAATCCATGTTTCTTAGTAACCCCGTGAAATCATGTTTCAATATTGTCAAGTGTTTACTTCATCATAATTATGTTCATTATTATCTTTAATTACTATTCATTTGGTTCATTATTGATTTAAATATTCCATAGGTGATTATAtttgtcaagaccatatttaattTATATGAACATCTATTTGACAATATATAGATTTAAGAAGGAAAATTGAAGGAAGAACTTGCCACATACCTCTCTTAGTTGTTTGTTGTAGCCGAGCTTCGACACCCAGGCCGGCCTGTCTTTATCTCTGCAACGATATAATCAAAACTGTGTGAGCTAGAAATTTTGATAGGAAATTTACATAGAAGTGTGAAGTAGAAAACTACGTTAGGGGCATATCGTGGCATCATGTGGCTGGACGAGATTTTTCATTCACCACGAGTCAATGGGTAGAAAGCTTTCCTTAGAAATCATCACATAGATCTAGCATTATTGGTTCATAAATATGCAACCAGGCGGACATTGCCAATCTGCTGAACCCCAAAATAATATTTGGTCTTTTACCCAAATCATTCATCTTGATTTAGTTCTTCaagaaatcaaagaaaaagattcAATGTATTTTTTTTATTCCATCATCTATATTAGACGTAATTTCACTGTCTTCCGCACACTTATTTTGGGAGGTTTAGTCCATCAGCAATCTTGATCTTGATATTTGATAATATAATACTTGTGGTTTAACTTTAGGATATATTCCAATTCGAAAATTTTATCTTCAGTTTTTACTATCTTAGGATACTAAAATAGTTACAATAAAGTTTTTCACATGACATAAGTTCATTTCTGGCCGATTCAGGTGCAGGTTGTGCTATTGGTTTCGTGGTTGTGATATTCCTGATTATTCTTTTGAAAGAGAGAAGGAAAACTAGAAACTTTTACAAAAAGAATGGTGGGCCCATATTAGAGAAGGCAAAATTAATAAAACTTTACAGAAAGAAGGACCTCAATCAAGTATTATTGGATAGCAATATAATTGGGCAAGGTTTCTTTGGAGAAGTTTACAAGGGATTTCTTGGCAATGAACAAGTTGCAATAAAGAAGCTCAAAATTTCAGGTGTGATTTTTGGTGACGCAAATGCCGTGTCATTTTCTATTTTACAAAAATGGGGGGATATTTTACATGATAAAAAATTTCAGGTGTGCTAGAGAATGAACAATTTGCGAATGAAGTCATCATCCAATCTCAAGTCACCCACAAGAACATTGTGAGGCTCATAGGTTGTTGTCTAGAAGTTGATACTCCGATTCTAGTCTATGAGTTCATCCCCAAGGGCAGCCTCCATGACATTTTGCACGaccacaacaacaataacaaggtTGCTCTCAGCTTGGATTTACGCATAAGTATTGCAGCACAATCAGCAGATGGTCTAGCTTATATCCATTCAAAAACAAATAACGAAATTCTTCATGGTGATGTCAAGCCTGCCAATATCCTCTTGGACGATAACTTTTCACCAAAGATTGCAGACTTTGGCTTGTCAAGGTTGCTCGCGAGAGATACAAAGCACACTGAATTAGTCATTGGTGACATCAAATATATGGATCCAACATATCAGAAGGAAGGCTTACTAACAGGAAAAAGTGATGTCTACAGTTTTGGAGTTGTGCTCTTGGAACTTATTAGTCGAAGAAAGGTCGTACGTTCTGACACAAATAACTTACTAAACAGTTTCCTTGAAGCTCATGAGAGAGATATGATGGGAATTGAGTTGTTTGACGAAGAAATTGCAGTACCAAAAGATTTGGGGGTTCTTAATAG
Coding sequences within it:
- the LOC127338996 gene encoding wall-associated receptor kinase 2-like — protein: MAPPLALLLLLAAATRVPAAAQQPPPLPMARLGCRDKCGNISIPYPFGIGPGCFIANQFQVFCNDSASPPRAFLVNTSGTYQQNSESSLVPGGVTKYPLVIDWSANPREPIELMDISLARGEVRAYGAVSSYCTKSSTSQVIKLQLTVVSPSKTGNWPFTTSMERNALVGIGVSVEARLATHMYMDWPSSDSWLYTTCTSDASDNFRKPINGSCTGNGCCQVPFAGNSIFQVPLFAVSFKPENQTRWDSDKLPCLYGMVVENGFYNFSSLDLSGYEVLSKKFPRGVPFVIDFAIIADDGYTGNGSCPVEGRKAPPGYACASRNSFCANNTYDSERYLCHCKEYYEGNPYVTNGCQDIDECKNPDLYPCHGNCKNRLGGYDCPCKRGMKGDGKAGTCKEIFPLVAQVIVGAGCAIGFVVVIFLIILLKERRKTRNFYKKNGGPILEKAKLIKLYRKKDLNQVLLDSNIIGQGFFGEVYKGFLGNEQVAIKKLKISGVLENEQFANEVIIQSQVTHKNIVRLIGCCLEVDTPILVYEFIPKGSLHDILHDHNNNNKVALSLDLRISIAAQSADGLAYIHSKTNNEILHGDVKPANILLDDNFSPKIADFGLSRLLARDTKHTELVIGDIKYMDPTYQKEGLLTGKSDVYSFGVVLLELISRRKVVRSDTNNLLNSFLEAHERDMMGIELFDEEIAVPKDLGVLNSLIELAMECLSLQVDERPTMTEVAARLFLMGRSHQQ